The stretch of DNA AATGGCGCGTTATTTGGTGTTTCCGATGCAACGATTTTTGCGTTAAATCCTCCTCCAATTATGGGTCTTAGTATCTCTGGTGGATTTGAAATGTACTTGCAAGATAGAACAGGTGGAACACTCCAAGCGCTTGGTGCTGTAACACAAAAAATTGTTGAAAAAGCAAGCCAACGACCTGAAATGATGATGGTTAGAAGTACATTTAATATGAATATACCTCAGTATAAAGTCACTTTGGATCGTGAAAAAGCGAAAGCAATGGGCGTTTCGATTAGCGATGCCTTTAAAACCTTGCAGTCCACTTTTGGTGCTTACTATGTGAATGACTTTAACCTCTTTGGTCGTACCTATCAGGTCAATGTACAGTCTGATGTTGATTTCAGAGAAAAACCTGAAGATATGAAAAATGTCTTTGTCAAATCAAGCTCAGGTAAACTCATTCCTCTAAGTTCATTGGTCAGTTATGAAAGAAGTGTAGGGGCAGATGTTCTTGAGCGTTTTAACGTTTTTGCTGCGGCGAAAATCGAAGGTGAACCAGCTCCTGGTTATACTTCCGGTGATGCATTAAAAGCTATCGAAGAGGTCGTAAAAGAAGTTGCACCAGAAGGATATACTCCATCATGGGCAGGAACATCTTACCAAGAAAAAGAGATGGCAGGTAGCGGTTCTCAAGCGTTCATCTTCGGAATCGTCTTTATCTTCTTGATTTTGGCAGCGCAGTACGAACGATGGTTGATGCCACTCGCCGTCGTAACAGCAGTACCCTTTGCCGTCTTTGGAGCGATTATGGCTGTGTACTTAAGAGGTCTTAGCAATGACATCTACTTCCAAATCGGTCTGTTAGTCCTCATTGGTCTTTCAGCAAAGAATGCCATCTTGATCGTTGAGTTTGCGATGCAAGCCCAAGAGAGAGGTAAGTCCATCTTTGATGCAACCCTAGAAGCGGCACGTCTTCGTTTCCGTCCGATTGTTATGACATCACTTGCCTTTACGATTGGTGTTTTACCACTAGCACTTAGTTCAGGTGCAGGAGCAGGAAGTCGTCATGCGATAGGGACTGGTGTTATTGGTGGAATGATCGCCGCAACAACCATTGCGATCTTCTTTATTCCACTCTTTTACAACTGGCTCGCACAGCTTAATGCGAAGTTTGCACGTAAAGGAAAAAAAGATGAAGAATAGTCTCTATTACAGTGCTGTTATAGCCTTAATTCTAAGTGGATGTTCACTCTCTCCAGAGCTGAACATCCCAACAACACAGTTTCCTGAAGCGTACCGCGCTGATGTAAAAAGTGAATCACCGTATGTGGACGCAGCATGGTGGAGTAGTTACCATGATGCAAAGCTTTCAGCTCTTATTGAAGAGGCACTGGCAAATAACTATGACCTTCAAACGTCTATGGCAAATATCTCTTTAGCTAGAGCAACGCTTTCCAGCAGTACCTCCAATCGTTACCCAAGCCTTGATGTCCAAGGTTCAGGTCAAAGAATCAGAAGTAGTGCCGATACGTATAACTCTAAAGCGCATAACACGTACAATGACTTCTCACTCAGTGCAGTGCTAAGTTATGAGCTAGACCTATGGGGCAAATATAAAGAAGCAGAAGCCTCTTCAAGATCTTCACTTATAGCAACCTATGCTGCTAAAGATACGGTGAAGATCTCTTTAGCTTCCAGTGTGGTGGACAGTTACTTTACCCTTATTAGTTTGTATGAACAACTGGACATTACCAATGAGACCATCAAAGCAAGAGAAGAAGGACTTAAACGTAATGAGTCTAAGTACACCCTTGGAGCTATCTCTAAAGGAACGCTTTTATCAGAACGTGCAGAACTTAACAGTGCTCAAATCACAAAAGATGCCTTAGAACAATCTATTGCTTTACAACAAAGTGCACTTGCCGTTTTAGTAGGTAAATCACCTGAAGCCATAGCTGCTTTTAGTCAAGATGGCTTACCAAGAGTATTGCCAAGTGATATCGTGGTACCGTCTAACTTACCATCAGAACTGTTAACCAAACGTCCTGATATCAAACAAGCCGAAGAGAATCTCAAAGCGGCGAATGCAAACATCGGTGTGGCACGTGCTGCTTATTTTCCAAGCATTAGTCTCTCAGGCGCACTTGGGTTTGAAAGCACGCAGCTTTCTAACTTGATGAAATCACAATCAGCCATGAACAGCTTTGGTGGAAGCCTTGCCTCACCACTGTTTAATATGGGTAAAACCAGCTCCAACGTTGAGAGTGCCAAAGCCAATAAAGAGCTAGCAGAGATCGCGTATGCTAAGACAGTGCAACAAGCGTTTCAAGAAGCGTATGATGCGCTCAATACTCGTCATACACTCACTCAAAAACTTGAGCATCAACTCTCTTATGAGAAGAACATTGAGCAAGTGTACTTACTGGCTAAGAAACAGTATGAGAATGGTTATGGAGATTACTTAACGCTCTTAGATGCCAAGCGTAATCTGCTCTCGGCCAAACTCGCCACATCACAAACCAAACAAGCCTTGCTGAGTTCGGGTGTATCTCTTTACAAATCACTTGGTGGTGGTTGGGATAAAGAGGTCTTTGAAAGACACGCTGATACCTTATAATTTTTAACATGTCAAATGCTCTAACGTAAGATAGAGCGTTTGACACTTCTATAAATCGTTTAAAAAATACTAAAAAATCATAAATTTACAGAAAAAGACTCTTTGAAGAACCTTTGAGTTATTACAATTCTTGTGATAATTCAAATAAGGTTAAAAAAATGAAATTTAAACTTCTTTCTTTTTGTGTTCTTTTTGTTTGGTGTTTTAGTGTTAATTTTATTTTCAATGGAAAAACACCTAGGTATGTTGACATCGTTGAGCTTCACGCTCAAGAGATACTTAATGCACATGCTCAAGGCATGCTTGTTGTGAGTGCATAGGTTCTTTTAACAATGTAACGGTGGCTTTTAGCAGCCACCGTCACAAAAATTAAATATCGTCCATAAACTCACTCATATACGTTCTATAAAGCAATGGAACCCAGCTTTTTTGAAGCTTGGGATTGTACCTGCTTTCCACTGCCGCCGCTTTAAAAAAGCTCTTCCATAATGCTTTAAATTTTTCCTCTTCGCTTGAATAGATGGGTGCATCAAAAGAGGCAATAGAGCGAATTTCTCGCAGTTCATTATTTTTGACAAAAGCAAGAGCACGTTTAACATCGTGGATGATGAAAGGTATGTTTCCTAAACGTTTGCAAAAATGCTCACCCAAAAAAGGGACAATGTTAAACTTCGTTTCAATCTTGGCATAGAGCGTTCCATCTTCTAATTCCTCAAAGCGGGTAAAACCGTACATTTTATGCACCAAACACAAAAGCTCTTTTTCGAGATTTTGGATGTAAAAAAGGTTGGTGTTGTTAATGTTACGAAGCTCTTTTTTGTTTTTAAACCCGATGCGAAGATATTCCAAAAGCGCCATCTCATAGTCTCGCGTGTCGCATAAAACAATGTGAAAGATAGTATGTTGTTGCTCTTTGGTAAAGTGCTTGGTAATGGCGTCTAAGACTTTTCCCGCTTTGGCTTCATCGGTAAAAATCTCATGAAAACGCTCAAATAGAAGCGTTTCGGGCATTTTTTTGACAATAGAATTTACCTGTAACTTTTCATAATAAACCTCATACACCAAGGACAAAAACCCTTCAAAACTGCCATCGTAGAGCAAGATCATCACAGCTCTCCCGTGTAGATGGAAGTGTCAAACAATGTAGGCTGAATGATGTTCGAGCCTTGATGAATGAGGGCTAGTTTGATCTTCTCCGTATAAAGAGAGGAACTTCTGTGAAAATCTTTGCCTGCTATGATGAAATAACGCGCTTTCTTGAGTGAGATTTTAAGGTTTACGAGGTCTTCAAAGCAAAGTTTCTTAAAGCGTCGTGCTTGCAAAATTTTCAGCGCTCCACGGATGCCAATACCCGGAATGCGTACTAAAATCTCTTGGGGTGCATGGTTGACATCGATGGGAAAAAGGTGAAGATTTGAGAGTGCCCAAAAGGTTTTTGGGTCAAACTGAATGTCGAGGTTTTGGTTCTCACTCAAAATCTCATCGTACGAAAAACCGTAAAATCGCAACAACCAATCGGCTTGATAAAGCCTATGTTCACGTAGAAGTGGTGGCTTGGAAAGCTCAGGTACGGGTAGATGCTTGTGATTATTGACCGCGATATACGCAGAGTAATAGACACGCTTTAACAGTGCTTTTTCATACAACGAGGAAGAGAGTTTTAATATCTCAAAATCACTCTCGCTGGTTGCTCCTATAATCATCTGTGTACTCATAGATATGGGCTTTGCGCTTCGTTGCAGTGTGATGTCACGCGCGTGTTTGAGGGGTGAGAGAAGCTTCTCTTTGGTTTTGTCAGGTGCGAGTAGGGCAAGGCTTTTGGAGCTAGGAAGTTCGATGTTGGAGCTGACACGGTGTGCTAAAAGGGTGGCTTCTTCGATGAGTTCTTTGGATGCCCCAGGGATGAGTTTGACATGAATATAGCCGTTAAAACGGTACTCATGGCGCAATATACGCAAGGTTTGAAGCAGTAAACTCATCGTGTGGTCTTCATTTTTGATGATGCCAGAGCTTAAAAAAAGTCCTTCTATGTAGTTGCGTTTGTAAAAGTTGATGGTAAGGTCTGCCAGTTCTCTTGGGGTAAATGCCGTTCTTGGAGTGTCATTGCTCACACGGTTGATGCAATAGGCACAGTCGTAAATGCAAACATTGGTAAGCAAAACTTTTAAAAGTGAAACACACCGTCCATCGCTGGTGAAACTGTGGCAAATACCACTGGTATGCGCACAGCCAAGTTCGCCTGTTTTGTAGTTGTTCTCACTGCCACTGGAGGAGCATGAGACATCGTACTTGGCACTGCCTGCTAAGAGGGAGAGTTTATCTTCGGTGGTTAATTTCATACTGGGATGATAGAATTTTTTTACATGTAAAGGCTAAAATATTTCAAAATGAAATATGAAAGGGGAGAGGAGAGCCTAATTTCTAGGCTCTGGGTGTGTTACTTAATAAACTCTACTGCTTCGTTAAATGGTACGCGAAGTTGCGGAGATTGTGGGTTGATGCGGTAACCAAAAGGAAGCACCATTGCGAGTTGGTATTTGCTCGTATCAAGTCCCAAAATGGCTTCAACTTTCTCTTTTTCAAAGCCTTCAATCGGGCATGAATCAATGCCGATAAATGCGGCGGCAGTCATCATGTTACCAGCAGCGATGTAGCTTTGTTTTGCTGTCCATGCATAGATGTTTTTATCTGAACTAAGCGTCTCTTGGAGGTGATTGGCGTATAAATTGAGGTAAAAATCTTTTTTCTCTTGTGGCATTTCACGTCTTCCAAAACGAAGCGCTGGTACGCCACTCTCAACTTTGACTGCGTCAATCGCCGCTAGGATAATCACAAGATGTGAACTGGTGGTAACTTGGGGTTGATCCCAGCATACTGGGCGAAGTTTTGCTTTAAGCTCTTCGTTGGTAATGACCAAAAACTTCCACGGCTCCATACCAAACGAAGAGGGCGATTTGTGACCTGCTTCTAGGATAAAGTGCATCTGCTCATCTGTGATCTTTTTAGTTTCGTCAAAGAGTTTGCACGCATGGCGAAAGTCCATCGCTTTTGTAAAGTCGTTTTGCATTATGAATCCTTTTTTGTTTTAATACTGAGGTAATTGTATGAATAATTTACTTTAATTTCCCTTACAGTATTTTTTGTATGTAATGGTGTTTTCTCTTATTAAGTTAATAGATTTCTTAAAAAATAGTGTTGCTTTTTAGCTTAACGCAAAGCGCGTTTGAGTTACATTATAATCTACTAAATTAACAAGGAGATTTTTAATGGATAGCAAAAAACTATTTTTAGCGGCGATGAATTATCGTCATGCATGTAAACTGTTTGATGGCAAAAAAATACCAGCGGAAGACTTAGAATTTATTTTAGAAGCAGGGCGTTTGAGTCCTAGTTCATTTGGTATTGAGCAGTGGAAGTTTGTCGTCGTACAAAACCAAACACTCAAAACTGAAATCGAAAAAGTTTCATGGAATCAACCACAGATCTCTACATGTAGCGACCTTCTCGTTATCCTAGCACGCAAAGATGTTAGAAGTAGTGATGTTTACACCAAAAAGCAATTAAGTCGTTGGGGATTGGCGGAAGATGCGTTTAAAGGTTTGATGGGCATTTATAAAGGTTGGGTTGACGGTAGAGATGACCATACCATCGAGATGTGGAGTGAGAAACAGTGTTATATTGCGGCAGGAAACATGATGACTGCTGCTGCGTTTATCGGCATTGATTCGTGTCCTATTGAAGGCTTCGAGTATGCAAAAGTCGATGCACTTTTGGGTGTTGATACCTCTGTGTATCAAAGCGCACTTGTCATTCCATTTGGCTACCGCGCAAATGAGCAAAGAGGTAAACACCGTTTGTCTCTGAGTGAAGTCGTGGAGTTTAAGAAGTAAACGAACTTAGAAAGCGCCTTCGTGCGCTTTCATGCCCAATAATGGGCTTTGGATAGCTTTCGATATCATGCGTCATTAAGTAATCTTCTTTATGTAAAGATGAGGCTGGAACATCTTTTAAAAGAGGAAGATGTCGCTTAATGTAGCGTGCTTCTTTATCAAACTTCAACGACTGTGCATAAGGGTTAAAGATACGAAAATAAGGTTGCGGGTCTATCCCTGTTCCAGCACACCACTGCCATGAAAGTATGTTTGCCGATGCATCATAATCCAAAAGATACTTCGCAAAAAATGCCTCACCCCTTTGCCACGGTAACATCAAATGCTTCGTAAAAAAAGAACCGATTACCATGCGAGCACGGTTGTGCATCAACCCTGTTGTGAGCAGTTCAGTAACTGCGGCATCAATAAGTGGATAACCCGTTTGAGCCGAGATAAATCGCTCATAGACTTCAGCATCATTTGAAATAGGCGGAGAGTATTTATAATTCTCCCATGCAAGTTTTGGAAAATGGTAGAGCAAATAAGCATAAAATTCGCGAAACATAAGCTGTCTAAAAAAGGGTTCTGTGTCATGCCCTTGTGCTTTGAGTTTCGCTAAAAAGCGCACGACTTCACGAATAGAAAGTGTGCCAAAACGAAGATGAACGCTCAAATGAGACGTGGCATCTGTATCTAAAAAATCACGTTTTTGGGCATATGAATCTACTTTACATGTAAAGATTTCTAACGCTTTTTGAGGCTCTAAAATGTTTACATGTAAAGACTCAAACCCCATACTTTCTATCTTTACATGTAAAGGTTTTTTGTCTCCAATTTGAATACACCAAAGCTCGTTGTACTCGAAGTTTGAAAGGCTTTGTTTGCCTCTTGTGTATTCTAATGCGTAAAATTTTGTGTAAAGTGCTTGAACAGCCCTATAATATGGGGTGAAAACAAGGTAAGGAGAGCCGTCTTTTTTGAGGACTTCGTTTGGCTCAAAAAGGTAACAATCATTGAGTGCATGAAAGCTTAATTGCTCTGCGATTTTAGCATCACGCTCTTTGGCATGAGCATCATAATCCACACTGGCATAAACCTCACTAATCCCTAATGTTTTGAGGTAAGTAAACACTTCTAAAGGCGTGCCATAAAAGAGCGCAAGATCAAGCCCCATCGCTTTAAGATCATCTTTGAGTTTAAGCACCTGCTCAAAAATAAAAGAGACTCTTTTATCACTCTTTTCAAGAGCATTTAAAATGTTCGTATCGAAAATAAAAATGGGTAAAACCTCACCCTCAATCGCTAAAAGCATCGAGTCAAAAACACGCAAATCGCGTCTAAACCAGAGGACTTTTTTCATGCTCATTTGCCTTCTTGTATTATAGAGCGAAGGGAGAGGTCTTTAGGGTAAGGATTCAAAAATTTCTGTCCCAAAAGGTAGGTTGTGTTGTACTTTTTCGCTAAAAATTCAATGGTGCTCATCACCGCGATAAGCGGAATGATCTCGTCGCGAAACTCTTCGATTTGTAAATGTAGTTCTTGTTTTTCACTGCTGGTCAGCTCTTTTTTGAAAAAACCGACCATGTGTTGAAGTACATTGACCGTTTTCCCAATCGTACCTTTATGTGCGATGGTTTGTTTAAAAAGGCTGATGTACTCTTGCGTGATCTCTTTCAAACTCTTTTTCTCATGGTTGGCAACAATTTTGCCCAAAAGGCGGTAGTTCGTCTCATGTTTGCTTTGAAGCAGAAACTTATACGCAGTGTGAAATGCCACAAGCTCTTGCATCGTTTTGATGTTTTTTTGAAGCTGCATTGCATCCTCATACGCAAAGAGTTGCATCACAAAGTTTTCCCTTAGCCAAGGGTCGATCAAACGTGCCTCTTCCTCGATAGGAAAATCCACAAAATGTGCTTTACATGTAAGCGCAAAAAGCCCATCTTTCTTACCTTCGCTCATCTCTTTCATGTAGTACTTGGTACTGCCAAGCCCACAACTGGGTGACTTTGACTTGAGTATGATGCCACAAATCTCTTCGTTTTGAATTTTGTGAAGTTCATGCGCTACCGCATCATTCATGGCTTGTGTAACATCGTTTTTGGAAAAGACAGTGATGACGTTTTTATGCCCCTCTTCAAGCACAATGCGTATGGTCTCGCGTGGTGTTCCAAAGGCTAAATGCTCAGGGCAAAATGGAATAAACGAAGCGTACTTGCCTAACTTGTCGGTAATAAAACGATCTCGTTGTCCTGTTTTATCGTAACGTATAGGCTCACCCAGTAAACAGGCGGAAACGGCGATTTTGAGCATGCAATTCCTTTGAAAAGCTTTTGACTATTATAGCCACTCCTTTTGATAAAAGGCTTAGTGAAAATCTTGTTATAATACGGAGATGTCTGTTCGTGAATACTTTAAGTGATTTTGATATAAAGGTAATATGACTTATGGATAATACTGCGAAAAAGTTCGAATTACACTACTATTTAAAAGATAAGTCGCATTCTATGAATGCTTTCGTAAGGAATAAGGCTGAAAAAGATTTTCTTGAAGCTATCAAACGAATAGGTGAGCTTTTAGATAGTGAACTAAAAATAGAAACAGAGGCATATCAAGAAGGTGGATTAGTTGAAATTTTAACTTTTTCTGGCTTTGTTATAGATAGAACACTAAGTTATTTATCTCCTGCCTTAAACAATATAGTTACACATTATGCGACTCGCAATGCTCAGACTGAGAAGTTAGATATAAAGATAAAACAAGAAACTCTTAAAAGTCTAAAACTTGATAATGTAAAAAAAGAAATAGAAATAGAGAAACAAATTGATGAAAAATTAAATGATAAATTAGTACAAAAATATATTTCAAATTTTTATAAAAAAATTGACTCTTATGAAAAAGTTGAAAAAATTGGATACAGAAGTTTAGAAAACAATGAAGATGAATATCTAGTTGAGAGAAAAGATTTTAAGAACTTTATTTTACATGATGACACAACAACCTTAAAAGACGATGATGCAATAATAGAAATAATATCACCAGTTTTAAAAGAGGGAAAATATAATTGGCGTGGAAAATATAAAAATGAAAAAATTGATTTTAGTATGGCTGATTCTAAGTTCAAACAAGAAGTAATTGAAGGTAAACATACATTTTTAAATGGTTCATCAATCAGTTGTCATTTAGAAATTAAGATTATTTTTGATGAATTCGGGGATGAAAAGAATAAAAATTATCGTGTTTTAATGGTTTATGGAACCAGAGAATTAGATTTAGGAGAATTAAAACTTCGTGAAGCTGGGAAAAAACGAAAATATCAAAAACGTTTAAATGAACGTCAAATGCATTTTTTTGATGAAATTGAGGAAGATACCAAATAAAAATGAGGCAAGTATAATATGACAAACAATCCAACAACATCAAACATTCTTATCTATCAAAGTGAAGATGGTAAAACGAGAATAGAAACGAGGCTTGAAAATGAGACAGTTTGGCTCAATATTGAGCAAATGGCGGAGCTATTTCAAAGAGATAGAACGGTCATATCCAAACATATAAAAAATATTTTTCAAGAGGGAGAACTTGATGAAACTGTGGTATGTGCACAATGTGCACATACCACTAAACACGGTGCGATAGAAAACAAAACACAGATTTCTTACACAAAATATTTCAATCTAGATGTCATCATTTCTGTTGGCTATCGTGTGAAGTCGTTGCAAGGTACAAAGTTTCGCCAATGGGCAACGGCAAGGCTCAAAGAGTACATAGTCAAAGGCTTTACGATGAACGATGAGCTACTGAAACTTGCAGGTGGCGGTAATTATTTTGAAGAGCTTTTAGCGCGCATCCGCGATATACGAAGTAGTGAGAAGATTTTTTGGCGTAAAGTGCTTGATATTTATTCTACGAGCATAGATTATGACTCAAGAGCGGAGCAAAGTATTCTCTTTTTTCAAACAGTGCAAAATAAAATGCACTGGGCAATTCACGGCAACACAGCGGCTGAACTTGTCTATGAAAGGGCAGATAGTGCCAAGCCACATATGGGGCTTACCAATTTCAAAGGCACACATCCCACAAGGCAAGAGATCGGTGTTGCCAAAAATTATCTGAGTGAAGATGAACTCAACCTTTTAAATCGTATGGTAACGGCTTACATCGAACTGGCAGAAATCCAAGCGATGAGTAAAACACCTATGTATATGAGCGATTGGATAGCAAGATTAGATGATTTTTTGAAAATGACAGGCAAAGATATACTAGAACATGCAGGAAAAATTAGCCACGACAAAGCTATCCAAAAAGCATACAATGAATATGAAAAATACAAAGAAAAAACAAAAAATGAACTTTCACGTGTCGAGCAAGATTTTATAGAGTATATTGATACAACGGCGAAGATGCTTAAAAAAGCCAAGTCATAATGCACTAAAAGCATTTTACATGTAAGGCTTTAAAACCTTACATGTAAGAAATTATTTGGGTCGCTTATCCAAAACTCTCACCGCTTTTCCCTCACTTCTTTGCAAAGATTTGGGTGCTACGAGTTTGACTTCGACGTTGATGTAGAGATTGTTCAAAAGGGCGTGTTGGAGCTCCTTTTTGAGGTTTCCTAGGTAGCTGACATCATCGCTGATTAAGTGCTCATCAAGTTCCACGTCGATTTCGAGTTTATCGAGGTAGCCTTTTTTATCGGCGATGATTTGGTAGTTGAGGGTGATGCCTTCTTGCGTGGAGAGTACATGCTCGATTTGCGATGGGAAGACGTTGACACCGTTGATGAGGAGCATATCGTCACTTCTGCCGACGATGCTCTCGATTCTGCCGATGGTTCTGCCACAACGACACGGAATGCGCGTCAGTGAGGTAATGTCACCCGTTCGGTAGCGAATGATCGGCAAACCTTGTTTGGTAAGGGTTGTGATGACAAGTTCGCCTCTTTGACCCTCTGGCAAGACTTCGCCCGTTTCAGGGTTGATGATCTCAGGGTAGAAATGGTCTTCGTGAATGTGCAGTAAGTTTGAGTGTTTGCAGTTGCACGCCACACCCGGTCCGATGATCTCAGAGAGTCCGTAAATCTCGTGGTAGTCGATGCCCCAAATGTGGGCTATCTCATTTTTAAGCCCTTCGCTCGTAGGCTCTGCTCCGAAAAATCCAACGCGTAGTTTAAAGTCTTTTGCGATGTCGTAGCCCTCAGCCTTTGCAACTTCTGCCATGTGTAAGGCAAACGAAGGTGTTGCTGTCAGTACGGTTGCGCCGAAATCTTTTAGAAGCAAAAGTTGGCGAGAGGTAAAACCTGTTGAGCTTGGGATGACGGCGATTTTCATGCGTTCT from Sulfurospirillum arsenophilum NBRC 109478 encodes:
- a CDS encoding efflux transporter outer membrane subunit encodes the protein MKNSLYYSAVIALILSGCSLSPELNIPTTQFPEAYRADVKSESPYVDAAWWSSYHDAKLSALIEEALANNYDLQTSMANISLARATLSSSTSNRYPSLDVQGSGQRIRSSADTYNSKAHNTYNDFSLSAVLSYELDLWGKYKEAEASSRSSLIATYAAKDTVKISLASSVVDSYFTLISLYEQLDITNETIKAREEGLKRNESKYTLGAISKGTLLSERAELNSAQITKDALEQSIALQQSALAVLVGKSPEAIAAFSQDGLPRVLPSDIVVPSNLPSELLTKRPDIKQAEENLKAANANIGVARAAYFPSISLSGALGFESTQLSNLMKSQSAMNSFGGSLASPLFNMGKTSSNVESAKANKELAEIAYAKTVQQAFQEAYDALNTRHTLTQKLEHQLSYEKNIEQVYLLAKKQYENGYGDYLTLLDAKRNLLSAKLATSQTKQALLSSGVSLYKSLGGGWDKEVFERHADTL
- a CDS encoding TIGR03915 family putative DNA repair protein — encoded protein: MILLYDGSFEGFLSLVYEVYYEKLQVNSIVKKMPETLLFERFHEIFTDEAKAGKVLDAITKHFTKEQQHTIFHIVLCDTRDYEMALLEYLRIGFKNKKELRNINNTNLFYIQNLEKELLCLVHKMYGFTRFEELEDGTLYAKIETKFNIVPFLGEHFCKRLGNIPFIIHDVKRALAFVKNNELREIRSIASFDAPIYSSEEEKFKALWKSFFKAAAVESRYNPKLQKSWVPLLYRTYMSEFMDDI
- a CDS encoding putative DNA modification/repair radical SAM protein codes for the protein MKLTTEDKLSLLAGSAKYDVSCSSSGSENNYKTGELGCAHTSGICHSFTSDGRCVSLLKVLLTNVCIYDCAYCINRVSNDTPRTAFTPRELADLTINFYKRNYIEGLFLSSGIIKNEDHTMSLLLQTLRILRHEYRFNGYIHVKLIPGASKELIEEATLLAHRVSSNIELPSSKSLALLAPDKTKEKLLSPLKHARDITLQRSAKPISMSTQMIIGATSESDFEILKLSSSLYEKALLKRVYYSAYIAVNNHKHLPVPELSKPPLLREHRLYQADWLLRFYGFSYDEILSENQNLDIQFDPKTFWALSNLHLFPIDVNHAPQEILVRIPGIGIRGALKILQARRFKKLCFEDLVNLKISLKKARYFIIAGKDFHRSSSLYTEKIKLALIHQGSNIIQPTLFDTSIYTGEL
- a CDS encoding NAD(P)H-dependent oxidoreductase gives rise to the protein MQNDFTKAMDFRHACKLFDETKKITDEQMHFILEAGHKSPSSFGMEPWKFLVITNEELKAKLRPVCWDQPQVTTSSHLVIILAAIDAVKVESGVPALRFGRREMPQEKKDFYLNLYANHLQETLSSDKNIYAWTAKQSYIAAGNMMTAAAFIGIDSCPIEGFEKEKVEAILGLDTSKYQLAMVLPFGYRINPQSPQLRVPFNEAVEFIK
- a CDS encoding NAD(P)H-dependent oxidoreductase, giving the protein MDSKKLFLAAMNYRHACKLFDGKKIPAEDLEFILEAGRLSPSSFGIEQWKFVVVQNQTLKTEIEKVSWNQPQISTCSDLLVILARKDVRSSDVYTKKQLSRWGLAEDAFKGLMGIYKGWVDGRDDHTIEMWSEKQCYIAAGNMMTAAAFIGIDSCPIEGFEYAKVDALLGVDTSVYQSALVIPFGYRANEQRGKHRLSLSEVVEFKK
- a CDS encoding cryptochrome/photolyase family protein, with protein sequence MKKVLWFRRDLRVFDSMLLAIEGEVLPIFIFDTNILNALEKSDKRVSFIFEQVLKLKDDLKAMGLDLALFYGTPLEVFTYLKTLGISEVYASVDYDAHAKERDAKIAEQLSFHALNDCYLFEPNEVLKKDGSPYLVFTPYYRAVQALYTKFYALEYTRGKQSLSNFEYNELWCIQIGDKKPLHVKIESMGFESLHVNILEPQKALEIFTCKVDSYAQKRDFLDTDATSHLSVHLRFGTLSIREVVRFLAKLKAQGHDTEPFFRQLMFREFYAYLLYHFPKLAWENYKYSPPISNDAEVYERFISAQTGYPLIDAAVTELLTTGLMHNRARMVIGSFFTKHLMLPWQRGEAFFAKYLLDYDASANILSWQWCAGTGIDPQPYFRIFNPYAQSLKFDKEARYIKRHLPLLKDVPASSLHKEDYLMTHDIESYPKPIIGHESARRRFLSSFTS
- a CDS encoding YbgA family protein translates to MLKIAVSACLLGEPIRYDKTGQRDRFITDKLGKYASFIPFCPEHLAFGTPRETIRIVLEEGHKNVITVFSKNDVTQAMNDAVAHELHKIQNEEICGIILKSKSPSCGLGSTKYYMKEMSEGKKDGLFALTCKAHFVDFPIEEEARLIDPWLRENFVMQLFAYEDAMQLQKNIKTMQELVAFHTAYKFLLQSKHETNYRLLGKIVANHEKKSLKEITQEYISLFKQTIAHKGTIGKTVNVLQHMVGFFKKELTSSEKQELHLQIEEFRDEIIPLIAVMSTIEFLAKKYNTTYLLGQKFLNPYPKDLSLRSIIQEGK
- a CDS encoding virulence RhuM family protein; this encodes MTNNPTTSNILIYQSEDGKTRIETRLENETVWLNIEQMAELFQRDRTVISKHIKNIFQEGELDETVVCAQCAHTTKHGAIENKTQISYTKYFNLDVIISVGYRVKSLQGTKFRQWATARLKEYIVKGFTMNDELLKLAGGGNYFEELLARIRDIRSSEKIFWRKVLDIYSTSIDYDSRAEQSILFFQTVQNKMHWAIHGNTAAELVYERADSAKPHMGLTNFKGTHPTRQEIGVAKNYLSEDELNLLNRMVTAYIELAEIQAMSKTPMYMSDWIARLDDFLKMTGKDILEHAGKISHDKAIQKAYNEYEKYKEKTKNELSRVEQDFIEYIDTTAKMLKKAKS
- a CDS encoding phenylacetate--CoA ligase family protein yields the protein MTFSKNESLCKDELQALQLKHLKETLLRVYHLVPFYKNKFDEHGVLPQDVKSLEDLAKLPFTKKKDLRDNYPFGMFSVDMDQIVRIHSSSGTTGKPTVVGYTEHDMDIWAEVMGRAFTMGGVTCQDIMQNSHGYGLFTGGLGFHNAAERMKIAVIPSSTGFTSRQLLLLKDFGATVLTATPSFALHMAEVAKAEGYDIAKDFKLRVGFFGAEPTSEGLKNEIAHIWGIDYHEIYGLSEIIGPGVACNCKHSNLLHIHEDHFYPEIINPETGEVLPEGQRGELVITTLTKQGLPIIRYRTGDITSLTRIPCRCGRTIGRIESIVGRSDDMLLINGVNVFPSQIEHVLSTQEGITLNYQIIADKKGYLDKLEIDVELDEHLISDDVSYLGNLKKELQHALLNNLYINVEVKLVAPKSLQRSEGKAVRVLDKRPK